The DNA window CTCTCCGGGCTCGCCGGACAGACCCTGATCGTCAATCTGCCCGGTTCCACCGGCGGGGTGCGGGACGGCCTGGCCGTGCTGGCGCCGCTGCTGGCGCATGCCGTGGACCAGGTGCGCGGCGGCGACCATGTCCACCCCGACGCGCCCCCACCCCGGCCTGAGCACGAGCAGCAGCACCAGCACCAGCAGCACCAGCAGCACGGGAGCACCCGCTGAACGCCGTCTGGCCTGTCACCCTCACCGAGGGCGACCTCGGCCTGCGGCCGATCAGGGTCCGCGACCAGAAGGCATGGCGGGAGGTCAGCAGCCGCAACCGGGACTGGCTGCGGCGCTGGGAGGCGACCGTTCCGCCGCCCCCGCCGGGGCGTCTGGCCGGACCCCGGCCCACCTTCCGTCAGATGGTCCGCTATCTGCGGGCGGAGGCATCGGCGGGCCGGATGCTGCCCTTCGCGGTCACCTACCGAGGCCGCCTGGTCGGCCAGTTGACCGTCGGCGGCATCACCTGGGGTTCGATGTGCTCGGCCAACATCGGGTACTGGATCGACGAGGCGGTGGCCGGTCAGGGCATCATGCCGACCGCCGTCGCCCTCGCCGCCGACCACTGCTTCCGGGCGCTCGGGCTGCACCGCATCGAGGTCTGCATCCGCCCCGAGAACACGCCCAGCCGCCGGGTGGTGGAGAAACTCGGATTCCGCCAGGAGGGCCTGCGTACCCGCTATCTGCACATCGACGGCGACTGGCGCGACCACCTGGTCTATGTGCTGACTGCGGAGGAGGTGCCGGAGGGCCTGCTCAACCGTTGGCGGGCGGCCGTATCCGATCGGCGCCATAATTGAATAAGTGTTCGAAAATGATCTCAATAGCGTATCGACGTGTCGCCATTCCGCCATACAGGCGCACAAAATAGTCGGAGAATCAGCTTGATCATGCGACACACCGGCAGTAATTGGCGACAGGTGCCACCCGCCACCCCTACGGTGTGAGACGTGAGCAGTAGCGGCCTCATCTACGCGGTGATCGTAGGGGCCTGGGCTGCCTATCTGGTGCCGATGTGGCTCCGCAGGCAGGACGAGCTCAATGAAGCGCGCCCGACGGAACGCTTCAGCACCGCCATTCGCCTGCTGTCGGGGCGGGCGGCGATGGAGCGTCGCATCACCCGGTCCCTGGACGATCGGAACGACGAAACCCCCGCCGGGGAGGCGGGGGATCCCTCCGGTGTGCCCCCCGAGGCCCCGGTCCCGGCGCCGGAACCCGAGCTGGTGTCCGCAGCGGCACCGGAACCCGCGCCCGCGCCCCCCGTCCCGGCACCCCGCCCGACCCGCGCCGAGCGCGAGGCCCGGGCCGGAGCGCAGCGGCGTGCCAAGCTGCTCGCCCGCCGCCGCCGGATGGTCACGGTGCTCTTCATCGCCTTCAGCCTGGGCGCGATCGTCGCCGGCGTCGGCGGCCTGGCCTTCCTCTGGGCCCCGGCGGTCCCCGCCGTACTGCTCTCCCTCTACATCGGACGGCTGCGCCGCCAGGAGCGCCTGCGGTACGAGGTGAAGCTGGACCGCCGCCGCGCCGCCGAGGCGGCCCAGCGGCTGCGCGAACGCGAGCGGCAGCGCCGCCGGTCGGAGCAGTCCGCCGCACCGCAGCCCCAGCCGCCGCAGCGCCCCCAGCCGCACCAGAGCCGCCAGTCGCACCAGAGCCGTCAGCCGCACCAGGGCCGCCGCCCGGCCCGCCCGGCCCGCGCGGCCCGTCAGCCCCGCCCGGCCGAGGCTCCCCAGGAGCCCCCGGCGGACGCCCCCGCCCCCGCTGCGGAGTGCCAGGCCCTGGTCGAGGCCACCGACCACGAGGAGTGGGTGGACGGCCTGCGCGAGCGGTCCGCCGACCCCGACTCCTGGGATCCGGTCCCGGTTCCGCTGCCCACCTATGTCACCGCCCCGGTCGCCCCCCGCAGCACCGGCGCGCTGGACCTCAACGCCCCCGACGCCTGGAGCGCCGGCCGGGTCGCCACCCCGCCGCCGACCGCCGCCCCGCAGCGCGACCGCACCCCCCTCTTCGACCAGTACGCCGACCCCGAATCGGCCGTCGCCGACCACCCCCGCCCCCGCGCCGCCAACGAGTAACCCGCCCGGTCACGGCGCCCGCCACCCCCACCCAGGGTGTGCGCGGGCAACTGCCGGGGGATGCTAGAGTTCTTTCTCGTTGGGGCTGTGGCGCAGTCCGGTAGCGCACCTCGTTCGCATCGAGGGGGTCAGGGGTTCGAATCCCCTCAGCTCCACCCAACACAGAGGCCCGGTCGGATCACCGACCGGGCCTCTTGGTGTCCGTAGGGGGGTCGCCCTGCTGGTGCTGACGGCGTGGCAGTCGGCGTCGGACGGGGGGTCATGCGCCGGTGGGGGCCTTGCCCGGTTCCGGGGTCGGGGGGAGACTGGAGAGCAGTGATCTTGGACGGACTCGGGGGCGTGCGGTGCACCCGCGCCGCGCGGCGCAACCGGCAGGAGTCCCGGCGATGACATGGTTCAACGTTCTGTACTACCTGGTGATGACCCTGGCCTTTCTGGGCTGCCTGGGCATGGCGGCCAGGTCCCGGCATAGGCCGATGGTGGCGCTGGTCTGGCTGGTGGCCGCCCCGATCGTCGCATTCGCTGCCCCGGCGGGCATCCTCTTCGCTGCCATCACGGTCGCGCTCTGGCTGATCCTCGACGGGCTCAGGAGGGTGGGCAAGGCACACCCCGGGGCCGGGCGGGCTGCACGGCACACCGTGGTCCGGCCTGTGTAGCCGGCGAGGGGCGGCTGCGCGGCCGAGGGGCGGGCTGGGTGCGACCCCGTACTTTCTGCAAATTGGTCGCAGATAGGATCGACTGGCATCAGAGCCGATCCGGGAGTACGGGAGCAGCATCCGCATGTCGACGTCAGTCCGCGTACACGCTGAGGAAGCCGGGGCCGCGCACCCCGGATATGTGGTGCGGCCGGCGACCCGGTCGGACGTGGACGGCGCGCGCAGCGTGATGCTCGACACCGTGTACGGGGACCTGCGCTCGGGCTATGTGCCGCGCTGGCACGCGGACATCATCGACCCCGAGGGCGTCTACCTCGCCCCGCCCCGGCACACCCTGCTGGTGGCGGAGTACGAGGGCGAGGTAGTGGCCACCGCCGGGGTGCGGTCGCACGGCCCGGCGCACCCGCCGAACCCCCGGTGGCTGGCCGAGCGCTACCCCTCCGGCGGCACCGCGCAGCTCTGCCGGGTCTATGTCCGCGCCGAGCACCGCAGGCGCGGGCTGGCCCGGCGGCTGGTGGCCGACCTGCTGGACTTCGCCGCCGCCGACGGCGGCTATCGGGCCGCCTATCTGCACACCGACCCGTCGGTGCCCGGCGCCGAGCCGTTCTGGCGCTCCCTGGGGCGGGTGGTCTGCGATGAGCGGGAGCTGCCGGGCGGCGGGCAGGGCATTGTGCACTTCGAGTTGCCGATGCCCGCCGTCTGAGCCCGCCGTCTGAGCCTGCTGCCTGAGCCTGCCCGATCCCGTCCCGATCCCGTCCGAACAGAATGAGACCGAGGAACCCCGCCGTGCCGCGCCGCCTCGCCGCCAGCCTTCTGCTGCTGCCCCTGCTCACCGGCTGCTTCGCCGCCGGTTCCGGCAGCGCCGACCCCGCCGCCGGAGACGGAGGCAGCGGCAGCGGCGCCCGGCTGCGCGTGGCCATGGCGTTCCCGCCCGCCGAGCGGATGTCCCCGTACGGCGACGACGGCGTGCTGCTGAGTCGGCTGGCCGTCACCGAGGGGCTCACCTCGCTCGACACCGACGGCGCCGCCGCCCCCGCGCTCGCCGCCTCCTGGAAGCGCGACGGCGACCGGGACTGGACCTTCACCCTGCGCCAGGCGGCCTTCCAGGACGGCACCGAGGTCACCGCCGAGAACGCCGCCGCCGCGCTGCGCCGCGCCACCGAGGCCGACCCCGCGCCGCGCGCCCTCAGCGGGGTCGACCTGCAGGTCGAGGCGGCCGGTCCCCGCACCCTGCGGATCACCACCGCCGCCCCCGACCCGATACTGCCGCAGCGGCTCGCCAACCCCTCGCTGGCGGTCCTCTCCCCGAAGGCGTACGGCGCGGACGGCCGGGTGGACCCCGCCGGGCACGCCACCGGCCCGTTCACCCTCACCCGGCTCGACGGCACCCGCTCCGCCACCCTCCAGCGCTTCGACCGCTACTGGGGGTCCGGGGCCGAGGCCGCCGGGATCGATGTGCAGTTCGTCGCCGACGGCACCGCCCGCGCCAATGCGCTGCGCAGCGGCGCCGTGGACGTGGCCGAGGCGGTGCCCGTCGCCCAGGTGCCGCTGCTGGCCGACGGCACCGCCCGCGAGGTGCCCACCGTGCGCACCAGCGGCCTCTACCTCAACACCCGCAAGGGCGCCTTCAAGGACCCGGCGCTGCGCGCCGCCGCCCGCGCCGCCATCCGCCCCGCCGAACTCGCCCGGGGCGTCTACGAGGGGCACGCCGACCCCGGTCAGGGCCTCTTCGGCCCGGCCGTGGCCTGGGCGGAGGGCAAGCGCGTCCAGCCGACCGGACGCGCCCGCCCGGCCGAAGCCGACACCGTGCACGGCCGCAGCATCGTGCTCGCCACCTACAGCAACCGCCCCGAACTGCCCGAGACCGCCGCCGTGCTCCAGCAACAGTTGCGGAAGGCGGGGTTCACCGTGCGGCTGGAGGTCCGGGAGTACTCCCGCATCGAGTCGGACGCCCTGGCCGGGGCCTTTGACGCCTTCATCCTGCCGCGCGCCGCCCTGCTGGACACCGGAGACCCGGTCTCCTTCCTGGCCAGCGACTTCACCTGCGGCTCCAGCTTCAACCTCGCCCAGCTCTGCGACAAGACGGTGGATGCCGCCGTGGCGAGTGCGGCGGCCATCGGCTCCACCGGGGCCCGGCAGGACGCGGTGATGCGGGCCGAGGCCGCCGTCCTGGCCACCGACGCCATGGTGCCGCTGGTGCACCAGCGGGTGGTGCAGGGCGTCGCCGCCGGGGTGCGGGGCGTGCTGCTGGACCCGTATGAGCGGACGCTGGTGGGCACCGGCACCCACCGCTGATGCGCACCCGCCACCGATGAGCGGCCGAGTCCCGGGCACCACCGCCGGCGCCGCCGCGCTCGCCCACGCCGGGCGGGCCGTGGCCGGTGCCGCGCTGCTGCTCGCCATCGCCCTGCTGCCCTGGCTCTCCAGTACCGACCCGGCGCTCACCGTGCTGCACGCCCGCTCCGCCGAACGCGAACCCACCCCCGAGGT is part of the Peterkaempfera bronchialis genome and encodes:
- a CDS encoding ABC transporter substrate-binding protein, with amino-acid sequence MRPRNPAVPRRLAASLLLLPLLTGCFAAGSGSADPAAGDGGSGSGARLRVAMAFPPAERMSPYGDDGVLLSRLAVTEGLTSLDTDGAAAPALAASWKRDGDRDWTFTLRQAAFQDGTEVTAENAAAALRRATEADPAPRALSGVDLQVEAAGPRTLRITTAAPDPILPQRLANPSLAVLSPKAYGADGRVDPAGHATGPFTLTRLDGTRSATLQRFDRYWGSGAEAAGIDVQFVADGTARANALRSGAVDVAEAVPVAQVPLLADGTAREVPTVRTSGLYLNTRKGAFKDPALRAAARAAIRPAELARGVYEGHADPGQGLFGPAVAWAEGKRVQPTGRARPAEADTVHGRSIVLATYSNRPELPETAAVLQQQLRKAGFTVRLEVREYSRIESDALAGAFDAFILPRAALLDTGDPVSFLASDFTCGSSFNLAQLCDKTVDAAVASAAAIGSTGARQDAVMRAEAAVLATDAMVPLVHQRVVQGVAAGVRGVLLDPYERTLVGTGTHR
- the sepX gene encoding divisome protein SepX/GlpR, with amino-acid sequence MSSSGLIYAVIVGAWAAYLVPMWLRRQDELNEARPTERFSTAIRLLSGRAAMERRITRSLDDRNDETPAGEAGDPSGVPPEAPVPAPEPELVSAAAPEPAPAPPVPAPRPTRAEREARAGAQRRAKLLARRRRMVTVLFIAFSLGAIVAGVGGLAFLWAPAVPAVLLSLYIGRLRRQERLRYEVKLDRRRAAEAAQRLRERERQRRRSEQSAAPQPQPPQRPQPHQSRQSHQSRQPHQGRRPARPARAARQPRPAEAPQEPPADAPAPAAECQALVEATDHEEWVDGLRERSADPDSWDPVPVPLPTYVTAPVAPRSTGALDLNAPDAWSAGRVATPPPTAAPQRDRTPLFDQYADPESAVADHPRPRAANE
- a CDS encoding GNAT family N-acetyltransferase; translated protein: MNAVWPVTLTEGDLGLRPIRVRDQKAWREVSSRNRDWLRRWEATVPPPPPGRLAGPRPTFRQMVRYLRAEASAGRMLPFAVTYRGRLVGQLTVGGITWGSMCSANIGYWIDEAVAGQGIMPTAVALAADHCFRALGLHRIEVCIRPENTPSRRVVEKLGFRQEGLRTRYLHIDGDWRDHLVYVLTAEEVPEGLLNRWRAAVSDRRHN
- a CDS encoding GNAT family N-acetyltransferase, which translates into the protein MSTSVRVHAEEAGAAHPGYVVRPATRSDVDGARSVMLDTVYGDLRSGYVPRWHADIIDPEGVYLAPPRHTLLVAEYEGEVVATAGVRSHGPAHPPNPRWLAERYPSGGTAQLCRVYVRAEHRRRGLARRLVADLLDFAAADGGYRAAYLHTDPSVPGAEPFWRSLGRVVCDERELPGGGQGIVHFELPMPAV